In Archocentrus centrarchus isolate MPI-CPG fArcCen1 unplaced genomic scaffold, fArcCen1 scaffold_37_ctg1, whole genome shotgun sequence, the following proteins share a genomic window:
- the gstt1b gene encoding glutathione S-transferase theta-1b isoform X1 — translation MSLELYLDLFSQPCRSVYIFAKKNKVPFEFKKLSLLDGEHYGEEFGKISPIRKVPALRDGDFCLAESAAIMLYLAEKFKTPDFWYPADLQQRARVNEYLSWQHTAIRMHGSKIFWLRLLIPKVMGVEVPQEKMDSAFEDLQSSLKLFEEKFLQDRPFIVGDHITLADLVAIVEIMQPVASGLDVFEGRPKLSAWRDRVQEAIGKELFDEAHQDILAVQESVKTIDSGKMQIFKPKILKLFM, via the exons ATGTCGCTGGAGCTGTACCTGGACCTGTTCTCCCAGCCCTGCCGCTCCGTTTACATCTTcgccaagaaaaacaaagttcCTTTTGAGTTCAAGAAGCTTTCCCTGCTGGACG GTGAGCATTATGGGGAGGAGTTTGGAAAGATCAGTCCAATAAGAAAGGTCCCTGCTCTCCGAGATGGAGACTTCTGTCTGGCTGAAAG TGCTGCCATTATGTTGTATCTGGCTGAGAAGTTTAAGACTCCAGACTTCTGGTACCCAGCTGACCTCCAGCAGCGTGCTCGTGTCAATGAGTATCTGTCCTGGCAGCACACGGCCATCCGGATGCATGGATCCAAGATCTTCTGGCTCCGG CTTTTGATTCCCAAGGTTATGGGtgtggaagtcccacaggagaAAATGGACTCAGCCTTTGAAGACCTTCAATCTTCCCTGAAACTCTTTGAAGAAAAGTTCCTCCAGGATAGGCCCTTTATTGTTGGAGATCATATTACACTGGCAGATCTGGTTGCCATTGTGGAGATCATGCAG CCTGTGGCCTCCGGCCTGGACGTGTTTGAAGGGAGACCCAAGCTGAGTGCCTGGCGAGACAGAGTCCAGGAGGCTATTGGAAAGGAGCTCTTTGATGAGGCCCACCAGGATATCCTGGCAGTACAGGAGAGTGTGAAAACAATAGACTCCGGCAAGATGCAGATCTTTAAGCCCAAGAtcctcaagttattcatgtga
- the gstt1b gene encoding glutathione S-transferase theta-1b isoform X2 — MSLELYLDLFSQPCRSVYIFAKKNKVPFEFKKLSLLDGEHYGEEFGKISPIRKVPALRDGDFCLAESAAIMLYLAEKFKTPDFWYPADLQQRARVNEYLSWQHTAIRMHGSKIFWLRLLIPKVMGVEVPQEKMDSAFEDLQSSLKLFEEKFLQDRPFIVGDHITLADLVAIVEIMQTAFLSR, encoded by the exons ATGTCGCTGGAGCTGTACCTGGACCTGTTCTCCCAGCCCTGCCGCTCCGTTTACATCTTcgccaagaaaaacaaagttcCTTTTGAGTTCAAGAAGCTTTCCCTGCTGGACG GTGAGCATTATGGGGAGGAGTTTGGAAAGATCAGTCCAATAAGAAAGGTCCCTGCTCTCCGAGATGGAGACTTCTGTCTGGCTGAAAG TGCTGCCATTATGTTGTATCTGGCTGAGAAGTTTAAGACTCCAGACTTCTGGTACCCAGCTGACCTCCAGCAGCGTGCTCGTGTCAATGAGTATCTGTCCTGGCAGCACACGGCCATCCGGATGCATGGATCCAAGATCTTCTGGCTCCGG CTTTTGATTCCCAAGGTTATGGGtgtggaagtcccacaggagaAAATGGACTCAGCCTTTGAAGACCTTCAATCTTCCCTGAAACTCTTTGAAGAAAAGTTCCTCCAGGATAGGCCCTTTATTGTTGGAGATCATATTACACTGGCAGATCTGGTTGCCATTGTGGAGATCATGCAG ACTGCGTTTCTGAGCAGGTAG